In Scophthalmus maximus strain ysfricsl-2021 chromosome 5, ASM2237912v1, whole genome shotgun sequence, a single window of DNA contains:
- the si:ch73-71c20.5 gene encoding DUF4748 domain-containing protein isoform X3, producing the protein MAARYVRAVGTALKGVHLPPSGVHLPPSGVHLAPARWLLAQSSQAPVSCPRPRPHAARCRLLHVSPAASRCSSRTEPQRNSRTEDQRSREEGEEEPEYIPRKGKNPMMKIGYAWMIGLPTGIISFVLAKREVDKNRLKQLKVRQRMRRSNDGEYEGSRYHRHKDADANPGQ; encoded by the exons ATGGCGGCGCGTTATGTGAGAGCAGTCGGGACGGCGCTGAAAG gtgttcacctccctccctcgggtgttcacctccctccctcggGTGTTCACCTCGCTCCCGCCCGGTGGCTCCTCGCGCAGAGCAGCCAGGCCCCGGTGTCGTGTCCCCGCCCGCGGCCGCACGCTGCTCGGTGTCGGCTCCTCCATGTCTCCCCCGCTGCCTCCAGGTGCAGCTCCAGGACGGAGCCGCAGAGGAACAGCCGCACAGAGGACCAGAGAtccagggaggagggggaggaagagccGGAGTACATCCCCAGGAAGGGCAAGAACCCCATGATGAAGATCGGCTATGCGTG GATGATCGGCCTCCCCACGGGGATCATCAGCTTCGTCCTTGCCAAGAGAGAAGTGGACAAGAACCGACTGAAGCAGCTGAAGGTTCgacagaggatgaggaggtcaAACGATGGGGAGTACGAAGGCAGTCGCTACCACCGCCACAAAGACGCCGACGCTAACCCCGGCCAGTAG
- the si:ch73-71c20.5 gene encoding DUF4748 domain-containing protein isoform X2, which produces MAARYVRAVGTALKVTRQQRTQQSVTSLRDDIVSLAPSGVHLPPSGVHLPPSGVHLAPARWLLAQSSQAPVSCPRPRPHAARCRLLHVSPAASRCSSRTEPQRNSRTEDQRSREEGEEEPEYIPRKGKNPMMKIGYAWMIGLPTGIISFVLAKREVDKNRLKQLKVRQRMRRSNDGEYEGSRYHRHKDADANPGQ; this is translated from the exons ATGGCGGCGCGTTATGTGAGAGCAGTCGGGACGGCGCTGAAAG TGACCCGGCAGCAGAGGACACAACAGTCAGTCACTTCCCTGAGAGATGACATcgtctccctcgctccctcaggtgttcacctccctccctcgggtgttcacctccctccctcggGTGTTCACCTCGCTCCCGCCCGGTGGCTCCTCGCGCAGAGCAGCCAGGCCCCGGTGTCGTGTCCCCGCCCGCGGCCGCACGCTGCTCGGTGTCGGCTCCTCCATGTCTCCCCCGCTGCCTCCAGGTGCAGCTCCAGGACGGAGCCGCAGAGGAACAGCCGCACAGAGGACCAGAGAtccagggaggagggggaggaagagccGGAGTACATCCCCAGGAAGGGCAAGAACCCCATGATGAAGATCGGCTATGCGTG GATGATCGGCCTCCCCACGGGGATCATCAGCTTCGTCCTTGCCAAGAGAGAAGTGGACAAGAACCGACTGAAGCAGCTGAAGGTTCgacagaggatgaggaggtcaAACGATGGGGAGTACGAAGGCAGTCGCTACCACCGCCACAAAGACGCCGACGCTAACCCCGGCCAGTAG
- the si:ch73-71c20.5 gene encoding DUF4748 domain-containing protein isoform X1: MAARYVRAVGTALKGDCCLFAVTRQQRTQQSVTSLRDDIVSLAPSGVHLPPSGVHLPPSGVHLAPARWLLAQSSQAPVSCPRPRPHAARCRLLHVSPAASRCSSRTEPQRNSRTEDQRSREEGEEEPEYIPRKGKNPMMKIGYAWMIGLPTGIISFVLAKREVDKNRLKQLKVRQRMRRSNDGEYEGSRYHRHKDADANPGQ; the protein is encoded by the exons ATGGCGGCGCGTTATGTGAGAGCAGTCGGGACGGCGCTGAAAG GTGACTGTTGCTTGTTCGCAGTGACCCGGCAGCAGAGGACACAACAGTCAGTCACTTCCCTGAGAGATGACATcgtctccctcgctccctcaggtgttcacctccctccctcgggtgttcacctccctccctcggGTGTTCACCTCGCTCCCGCCCGGTGGCTCCTCGCGCAGAGCAGCCAGGCCCCGGTGTCGTGTCCCCGCCCGCGGCCGCACGCTGCTCGGTGTCGGCTCCTCCATGTCTCCCCCGCTGCCTCCAGGTGCAGCTCCAGGACGGAGCCGCAGAGGAACAGCCGCACAGAGGACCAGAGAtccagggaggagggggaggaagagccGGAGTACATCCCCAGGAAGGGCAAGAACCCCATGATGAAGATCGGCTATGCGTG GATGATCGGCCTCCCCACGGGGATCATCAGCTTCGTCCTTGCCAAGAGAGAAGTGGACAAGAACCGACTGAAGCAGCTGAAGGTTCgacagaggatgaggaggtcaAACGATGGGGAGTACGAAGGCAGTCGCTACCACCGCCACAAAGACGCCGACGCTAACCCCGGCCAGTAG